Proteins encoded within one genomic window of Ptiloglossa arizonensis isolate GNS036 chromosome 3, iyPtiAriz1_principal, whole genome shotgun sequence:
- the LOC143145065 gene encoding SAP domain-containing ribonucleoprotein isoform X1, protein MADSSYEKGLTELSKMKVADLKIELKQRGLSTTGNKNELVERLQLAIHGDSALSLDETAEEILDEDAVLGDEEIEELSSKPDSQEVNEKRKLSTESNMSAKKIVLNRKPVIEEVKNELIDKTDTDTKTIEVAPPEKKIIKLSELGMKERLEMRAKKFGLPLSEAARKEVRSARFSINNQNNKSAASVKTPVHTTYDVLKKRAERFGTSVSNLMDKAELEARIEKRKARFGEVKPTNEKVFHNKVKIVK, encoded by the exons ATGGCTGATTCATCTTACGAAAAAGGACTCACGGAACTTTCGAAAATGAAG GTTGCAGACTTAAAGATTGAATTAAAACAAAGAGGACTTTCTACCACTGGCAACAAAAATGAGTTAGTCGAGAGGCTTCAGTTAGCAATTCATGGTG ATTCTGCGTTATCTTTGGATGAAACAGCAGAAGAAATTTTAGATGAAGATGCCGTCCTTGGT GATGAAGAAATAGAAGAGTTATCAAGTAAACCAGATTCACAAGAAGTGAATGAAAAAAGGAAATTATCTACAGAGAGTAATATGAGTgcaaaaaaaatagttttaaatCGTAAACCAGTAATTGAAGAAGTTAAAAATGAACTAATAGATAAAACTGATACTGATACGAAAACGATTGAAGTTGCACcaccagaaaaaaaaattattaaattatcagAGCTTGGTATGAAAGAG agaCTAGAAATGAGGGCTAAGAAATTTGGATTACCACTGTCAGAGGCTGCTAGAAAGGAAGTCAGATCTGCTAGATTCAGTATTAATAATCAAAACAATAAATCAGCTGCTTCTGTTAAAACACCTGTG CATACAACGTATGATGTTTTAAAGAAACGAGCAGAAAGGTTCGGCACTTCAGTTTCTAATTTAATGGATAAG GCCGAATTGGAAGCcagaatagaaaaaagaaaagccaGATTTGGTGAAGTGAAACCCACTAATGAGAAAGTATTTCATAATAAAGTTAAGATTGTTAAATGA
- the LOC143145065 gene encoding SAP domain-containing ribonucleoprotein isoform X2, with the protein MADSSYEKGLTELSKMKVADLKIELKQRGLSTTGNKNELVERLQLAIHDSALSLDETAEEILDEDAVLGDEEIEELSSKPDSQEVNEKRKLSTESNMSAKKIVLNRKPVIEEVKNELIDKTDTDTKTIEVAPPEKKIIKLSELGMKERLEMRAKKFGLPLSEAARKEVRSARFSINNQNNKSAASVKTPVHTTYDVLKKRAERFGTSVSNLMDKAELEARIEKRKARFGEVKPTNEKVFHNKVKIVK; encoded by the exons ATGGCTGATTCATCTTACGAAAAAGGACTCACGGAACTTTCGAAAATGAAG GTTGCAGACTTAAAGATTGAATTAAAACAAAGAGGACTTTCTACCACTGGCAACAAAAATGAGTTAGTCGAGAGGCTTCAGTTAGCAATTCATG ATTCTGCGTTATCTTTGGATGAAACAGCAGAAGAAATTTTAGATGAAGATGCCGTCCTTGGT GATGAAGAAATAGAAGAGTTATCAAGTAAACCAGATTCACAAGAAGTGAATGAAAAAAGGAAATTATCTACAGAGAGTAATATGAGTgcaaaaaaaatagttttaaatCGTAAACCAGTAATTGAAGAAGTTAAAAATGAACTAATAGATAAAACTGATACTGATACGAAAACGATTGAAGTTGCACcaccagaaaaaaaaattattaaattatcagAGCTTGGTATGAAAGAG agaCTAGAAATGAGGGCTAAGAAATTTGGATTACCACTGTCAGAGGCTGCTAGAAAGGAAGTCAGATCTGCTAGATTCAGTATTAATAATCAAAACAATAAATCAGCTGCTTCTGTTAAAACACCTGTG CATACAACGTATGATGTTTTAAAGAAACGAGCAGAAAGGTTCGGCACTTCAGTTTCTAATTTAATGGATAAG GCCGAATTGGAAGCcagaatagaaaaaagaaaagccaGATTTGGTGAAGTGAAACCCACTAATGAGAAAGTATTTCATAATAAAGTTAAGATTGTTAAATGA